A region from the uncultured Holophaga sp. genome encodes:
- a CDS encoding sirohydrochlorin cobaltochelatase, whose protein sequence is MKTPILIVAFGTMSAAARAAYSAFEAEVRAAFPDREIGWAFTARSLVARLKEKGEPARLLSEAYADLRAAGHTRVALLSLHLVPGEQHQGILDEDRKGLAVAIAGPLLATTQDIEEVAADLAEGLPQDRPVLVVAHGHAHEARYNAELKALAERLGQLHPDLLMTRLEGDEAPGALEAFITRARAASKVHVEPFLYVAGDHVRNDILGDEEDSLKSRLAVPDFACAPALGERSWVRQHFIEQLSRVLERP, encoded by the coding sequence GTGAAGACGCCCATCCTCATCGTGGCCTTCGGGACCATGTCTGCCGCGGCCCGCGCGGCCTACAGCGCTTTCGAGGCCGAGGTGCGGGCCGCCTTTCCCGACCGGGAGATCGGCTGGGCCTTCACCGCCAGGAGCCTGGTCGCCCGTCTCAAGGAGAAGGGCGAGCCCGCCCGGCTGCTTTCCGAGGCCTACGCGGACCTCAGGGCCGCCGGTCACACCCGGGTGGCGCTCCTGAGCCTGCACCTGGTTCCGGGCGAGCAGCACCAGGGGATCTTGGACGAGGATCGCAAAGGCCTGGCGGTGGCCATCGCGGGTCCCCTCCTGGCCACGACCCAGGATATCGAAGAGGTGGCTGCCGATCTGGCCGAAGGGCTGCCCCAGGACCGCCCCGTGCTGGTGGTGGCCCACGGACACGCCCATGAAGCCCGCTACAACGCTGAGCTGAAGGCCCTGGCCGAGCGGCTCGGGCAGCTCCACCCCGATCTCCTCATGACCCGCCTGGAAGGGGACGAGGCCCCCGGGGCCCTGGAGGCCTTCATCACCCGGGCCCGGGCCGCCAGCAAGGTCCATGTGGAACCCTTCCTCTACGTCGCGGGGGATCACGTCCGCAACGACATCCTGGGGGACGAGGAGGACAGCCTCAAGTCCCGCCTGGCTGTCCCCGACTTCGCCTGTGCGCCGGCCCTAGGGGAGCGCTCCTGGGTCCGCCAGCACTTCATCGAGCAGTTGAGCCGAGTCCTGGAGCGCCCATGA
- the cobA gene encoding uroporphyrinogen-III C-methyltransferase, with product MGSENTAHPVHPNLPVQIRLEGRTCTVVGGGRVAVRKAAKLLAAGARVRVIAPALEGEGWDGLVMEHLARPYGGPADLEGFLVVAATSDSEANGRIAREARAKGALVLRADAPEDSDISFPATLRRGALSVSIATEGRCPALAARLRREAEVHYDRHFEIFLDLVAELRALPRFRDLPGRERERILTEIAESDLLARLGWESTGEVREAMFRILDGLDHPLSEGTVTLVGAGPGDPGLLTLKAAEALRAAEIVLHDALANPALLDLHAPQAERIDVGKHKGDCVMTQTQINELLVRLGREGKRIVRLKGGDPYLFGRGGEEARALSEAGVGFTTVPGVSSLSAVPASAGIPVTDRDFGNSVGAFSLHKHHGQGPSEDEWHRMAHGPETLVLFMGKTMLALACDRLVAHGRPADTPAAMVVNGTLRTQQVIQGTLATLAEQVAREKLNGPGLIVVGQVVGLRQVLQGSGEGA from the coding sequence GTGGGTTCCGAAAACACAGCGCATCCGGTCCACCCCAACCTTCCCGTGCAGATCCGTCTGGAAGGCCGTACCTGTACCGTGGTGGGCGGGGGGAGGGTAGCCGTGCGGAAGGCGGCCAAGCTCCTCGCGGCCGGTGCTCGGGTCCGGGTCATCGCTCCTGCGCTGGAGGGAGAGGGTTGGGACGGCCTGGTGATGGAGCACCTGGCCCGGCCCTACGGGGGGCCCGCCGATCTGGAGGGATTCCTGGTCGTGGCCGCCACCAGCGACTCGGAGGCCAATGGCAGGATCGCCCGGGAGGCCCGGGCCAAGGGGGCCCTGGTCCTGAGGGCCGACGCCCCCGAGGACTCCGACATCAGCTTTCCTGCCACCCTGCGGCGGGGGGCCCTTTCGGTCTCCATTGCCACGGAGGGCCGCTGCCCCGCCCTGGCCGCCCGGCTGAGGCGGGAGGCCGAGGTCCATTACGACCGCCACTTCGAGATCTTCCTGGACCTGGTGGCGGAGCTCCGGGCGTTGCCCCGGTTCCGGGATCTGCCGGGCCGGGAGCGGGAGCGCATCCTCACGGAGATCGCCGAGTCGGACCTGCTGGCCCGCCTGGGCTGGGAGAGCACTGGGGAGGTGAGGGAGGCCATGTTCCGGATCCTGGATGGCCTGGATCACCCCCTCTCGGAGGGGACGGTGACCCTGGTGGGGGCAGGTCCCGGGGATCCCGGCCTCCTGACCCTCAAGGCCGCTGAGGCTCTGAGGGCCGCCGAGATCGTGCTGCACGACGCCCTGGCCAACCCGGCGCTGCTGGACTTGCACGCACCGCAGGCCGAGCGCATCGATGTGGGCAAGCACAAGGGGGACTGCGTGATGACGCAGACTCAGATCAATGAACTCCTGGTCCGGCTGGGCCGGGAGGGCAAGCGCATCGTCCGCCTCAAGGGCGGCGACCCCTACCTCTTCGGCCGGGGGGGCGAAGAGGCCCGGGCACTGTCGGAGGCTGGCGTTGGCTTCACGACCGTGCCCGGGGTGAGCAGTCTGAGCGCCGTGCCCGCCTCGGCGGGGATCCCCGTCACCGACCGGGACTTCGGCAACTCCGTGGGGGCCTTCAGCCTCCACAAGCACCATGGCCAAGGGCCCTCGGAAGACGAGTGGCACCGCATGGCCCATGGGCCCGAGACCCTGGTGCTCTTCATGGGCAAGACCATGCTGGCCCTGGCCTGTGACCGGCTGGTGGCCCATGGGCGCCCGGCCGACACGCCGGCGGCCATGGTGGTCAACGGCACCCTGCGCACCCAGCAGGTCATCCAGGGCACCCTGGCGACCCTGGCGGAGCAGGTGGCTCGCGAGAAGCTGAACGGGCCTGGCCTCATCGTGGTGGGGCAGGTGGTGGGCCTGCGGCAGGTGCTGCAGGGCTCCGGGGAGGGTGCATGA
- the cbiE gene encoding precorrin-6y C5,15-methyltransferase (decarboxylating) subunit CbiE, which translates to MTPMLIAGCGPGDPALLTEATCRAALEAEVLAGSPRLLALFPEAKGERVPYEDGLEPFLQALEARRDGRPMTVLVTGDPGIASLAGTLRRRFGREACRVLPGISSIQVAFAEVGLDWIDARILRCHGEVPEWDPAWAVHAGPFALLAGAEGAADFAAKLAAHLGRKAVWRCERLGLPEQRITRLEPAALAREGCDPLSVLIVEGEEA; encoded by the coding sequence ATGACACCGATGCTCATCGCAGGCTGCGGGCCAGGGGATCCGGCCCTCCTGACAGAGGCGACCTGCCGGGCGGCCCTGGAAGCCGAGGTGCTGGCGGGTTCGCCGCGCCTCCTGGCCCTTTTCCCGGAGGCCAAGGGCGAGCGGGTTCCGTACGAGGATGGGCTGGAGCCCTTTCTGCAGGCCCTGGAAGCGCGCAGGGATGGCCGCCCTATGACGGTTCTGGTGACCGGGGATCCCGGCATCGCCAGCCTGGCTGGCACCCTGCGTCGGCGTTTCGGTCGGGAGGCCTGCCGGGTGCTCCCCGGCATCAGCAGCATTCAGGTGGCCTTTGCCGAGGTGGGCCTGGACTGGATCGATGCCCGCATCCTGCGATGCCATGGCGAGGTTCCGGAGTGGGATCCCGCCTGGGCGGTCCATGCCGGTCCCTTCGCCCTCCTGGCCGGGGCTGAAGGCGCGGCGGACTTCGCGGCCAAGCTGGCGGCCCACCTGGGCCGGAAGGCCGTCTGGCGCTGTGAGCGCCTTGGGTTGCCGGAGCAGCGCATCACCCGCCTGGAGCCTGCGGCTCTGGCCAGGGAGGGCTGTGATCCCCTGAGCGTTCTGATCGTGGAAGGAGAAGAGGCATGA
- the cbiD gene encoding cobalt-precorrin-5B (C(1))-methyltransferase CbiD produces MRGGFSTGACAAAAVKAAARTALGLAPLQAEELVFPDGSRECLSIAWSRALDGGAAAAVLKDAGDDPDITHGAEVQVRLLWRSDDSILFKAGDGVGTVTLPGLQVPAGQPAINPGPRRMMEDALRSLSRQGADLEVSIPGGVELAARTFNPRLGVQGGLSVLGTSGRVRPFSLEAIRGTIACALDVARAAGHGRVVLVPGHIGEKAARGCLDLGPSEVVEVSNEWGFALGAARDRGFGSLLLVGHPGKLAKLWLGHWDTHSSRSPSPLPEVAALAQRIGGGSLFGMPTVEGIFQSLGPEQRIGLALALEERIAGAVGRQTGLPTEVRLCTMDGHLWREP; encoded by the coding sequence ATGCGAGGGGGCTTCAGCACCGGCGCCTGCGCCGCCGCCGCCGTCAAGGCCGCGGCGCGCACGGCGCTGGGGTTGGCCCCCCTGCAGGCCGAGGAACTGGTCTTTCCTGACGGTTCGCGGGAGTGCCTCTCCATCGCCTGGTCCAGAGCCTTGGACGGCGGGGCCGCCGCGGCGGTCCTCAAGGATGCCGGGGACGATCCGGACATCACCCATGGTGCTGAGGTGCAGGTGAGGCTGCTCTGGCGAAGCGATGATTCAATCCTATTCAAGGCCGGAGATGGGGTGGGCACAGTGACCCTCCCCGGTCTCCAGGTCCCGGCGGGGCAGCCCGCCATCAATCCGGGCCCCCGGCGCATGATGGAAGACGCCCTCCGCAGCCTTTCGCGGCAGGGTGCCGACCTCGAAGTCTCCATCCCGGGGGGGGTGGAGCTGGCGGCCCGGACATTCAATCCCCGGCTCGGGGTGCAGGGCGGGCTCTCCGTCCTGGGCACCTCAGGGCGGGTGCGTCCCTTCAGCCTGGAGGCCATCCGGGGCACCATCGCCTGTGCCCTGGACGTGGCCCGGGCCGCCGGGCACGGGCGGGTCGTGCTGGTGCCCGGTCACATCGGGGAGAAGGCGGCCCGGGGCTGTCTGGATCTGGGCCCTTCCGAGGTGGTGGAGGTCTCCAACGAGTGGGGCTTCGCCCTGGGCGCCGCCCGGGACAGGGGCTTCGGCTCCCTGCTCCTGGTTGGGCATCCGGGCAAGCTGGCCAAGCTCTGGCTGGGACACTGGGACACCCACAGCTCCCGCAGCCCCAGTCCCCTTCCGGAGGTGGCAGCCCTGGCCCAGCGGATCGGGGGCGGTTCCCTTTTCGGCATGCCGACCGTGGAGGGGATCTTCCAGTCCCTGGGACCGGAACAGCGGATCGGCTTGGCCCTGGCACTCGAAGAGCGCATCGCCGGGGCGGTGGGGCGGCAGACCGGGCTGCCCACAGAGGTGCGCCTCTGCACCATGGACGGCCATCTCTGGAGGGAGCCATGA
- a CDS encoding cobalamin biosynthesis protein — MPTDLALITLSREGLKLCRLLVERLGPADLYVHRDVPCEGAIPFERVVVLSSELFPRYRRLVYVMPSGVVVRAIASSVQHKLKDPAVVVTDVMGRWAVSLLSGHEGGANDLALAVSHALGAEPVITTTSETVKRLIVGMGCRRGTPVASLEAAFREGLALCGGVPEEVRYLASVDLKADEAGLLELGQRLAIPLRFIPAEEIRKAPLDLNETGAARRHLDLPAVAEPAALLAGSRTRLILPRTVIGGVTVAVAREEEPA; from the coding sequence ATGCCGACTGACCTGGCGCTCATCACGCTCTCTCGGGAGGGGCTCAAACTCTGCCGCCTCCTGGTGGAGCGGCTGGGACCCGCGGACCTCTATGTCCACCGGGATGTGCCCTGCGAGGGCGCGATCCCCTTCGAGCGGGTGGTGGTCCTGAGTTCGGAGCTCTTTCCCAGGTACCGGCGCCTGGTCTACGTCATGCCCTCGGGGGTGGTGGTGCGGGCCATCGCATCGTCGGTGCAGCACAAGCTCAAGGACCCCGCCGTAGTGGTCACCGATGTCATGGGCCGCTGGGCGGTGAGTCTTCTGAGCGGCCACGAGGGCGGCGCCAATGACCTGGCCCTGGCGGTCAGCCATGCCCTGGGGGCCGAGCCCGTCATCACCACCACCTCGGAGACGGTGAAGCGGCTCATCGTGGGGATGGGCTGCCGCCGGGGGACCCCGGTGGCCTCGCTCGAAGCCGCCTTCCGGGAGGGGCTGGCCCTCTGCGGGGGCGTGCCTGAGGAGGTGCGCTATCTGGCCAGTGTGGACCTCAAGGCCGACGAGGCAGGGCTCCTGGAGCTGGGGCAGCGCCTAGCCATCCCCCTGCGCTTCATCCCGGCGGAGGAGATCCGCAAGGCCCCCCTGGACCTGAATGAGACCGGGGCCGCCCGCAGACACCTGGACCTGCCTGCTGTGGCCGAGCCCGCGGCCCTCCTGGCAGGGAGCCGCACCCGACTGATCCTGCCCCGAACCGTGATCGGTGGCGTCACCGTGGCCGTGGCCCGGGAGGAGGAACCCGCATGA
- the cobJ gene encoding precorrin-3B C(17)-methyltransferase: MTGKLSVVGIGPGSILDRTRRAEHAILEASVVAGYDLYLDHVKDLLEGKEQIASGMMAEVERCRAALQAAQGGAKVALVSSGDAGIYGMAGLALEMAQAEGFQVPIEIIPGVSAAQSSAARMGAPLMLDWACISLSDLMVDWDTIRRRIAAVAEADMVVALYNPRSQRRVKQLEETVEIMLGHRPGSTPVGIATAVGSPAERIVLSTLDRLLREDVGMRSLVIIGNKGSRVSSGWFLTPRGYQL, from the coding sequence ATGACCGGAAAACTGAGTGTCGTGGGCATCGGCCCCGGAAGCATCCTGGACCGCACCCGCCGGGCCGAGCACGCCATCCTGGAGGCCAGCGTGGTGGCGGGCTACGACCTCTACCTGGACCACGTGAAGGATCTCCTGGAGGGCAAGGAGCAGATCGCCTCGGGGATGATGGCCGAAGTGGAGCGCTGCCGTGCGGCTCTCCAGGCGGCCCAGGGGGGCGCGAAGGTGGCCCTGGTCTCCAGTGGGGATGCCGGGATATACGGCATGGCGGGACTGGCCCTCGAGATGGCCCAGGCCGAGGGCTTTCAGGTGCCCATCGAGATCATCCCCGGCGTGAGCGCCGCCCAGTCTTCCGCCGCCCGCATGGGGGCCCCTCTGATGCTCGACTGGGCCTGCATCTCGCTGTCGGACCTGATGGTGGATTGGGACACCATCCGCCGCCGTATCGCCGCCGTGGCCGAGGCGGACATGGTGGTGGCCCTCTACAACCCCCGCAGCCAGCGCCGGGTGAAGCAGCTGGAGGAGACGGTGGAGATCATGCTGGGGCACCGCCCCGGATCCACCCCCGTGGGCATTGCCACCGCCGTGGGCTCTCCGGCAGAGCGGATCGTCCTCTCCACCCTGGACCGCCTGCTCCGTGAGGACGTGGGCATGCGGAGCCTGGTCATCATCGGCAACAAGGGCAGCCGTGTCAGCTCGGGCTGGTTCCTCACCCCCCGGGGGTACCAGCTGTGA
- a CDS encoding energy-coupling factor ABC transporter substrate-binding protein — MKTWHWNALMLAVVVLLVAAPLRMVKSHGESFRGADDQAQEAIAEVAPGYQPWAHPLMEPPSGEVENFLFALQAAIGAGFLGYYFGYRRALAAAERKQA; from the coding sequence ATGAAGACCTGGCACTGGAATGCCCTGATGCTGGCCGTCGTGGTGCTGCTGGTCGCGGCGCCCCTCCGGATGGTGAAGTCCCACGGCGAGAGCTTCCGGGGTGCGGACGATCAGGCCCAGGAGGCCATCGCCGAGGTGGCTCCGGGATACCAGCCCTGGGCTCATCCCCTGATGGAACCCCCCAGCGGAGAGGTGGAGAACTTCCTCTTCGCCCTGCAGGCAGCCATCGGCGCCGGATTCCTCGGTTACTACTTCGGCTATCGGCGTGCTCTGGCCGCAGCAGAGCGGAAGCAGGCATGA
- a CDS encoding energy-coupling factor ABC transporter permease, with protein sequence MHIMEGYLPVAHAVGWGIASAPFVVLGFRAIRKRAEERPELKMVLGVSAAFTFVLSALKMPSVTGSCSHPTGSGLGAVLFGPLVMAPIGIIVLLFQALLLAHGGLTTLGANVFSMGIVGPFVSYGLFKGVQRIGLPIWLAVFLAACLGDLATYLTTSLQLALAFPAAHGGVLTSFLKFGGIFAFTQIPLAISEGFLTVIVFNLLAKYHAHTFQDMGLLGRTRRLS encoded by the coding sequence ATGCACATCATGGAGGGGTACCTGCCTGTCGCCCACGCCGTGGGCTGGGGAATCGCCTCGGCGCCCTTTGTGGTCCTGGGTTTCCGGGCCATCCGGAAGCGGGCCGAGGAACGCCCGGAGCTGAAGATGGTGCTGGGCGTTTCGGCCGCCTTCACCTTCGTCCTCTCGGCCCTCAAGATGCCTTCCGTGACGGGGAGCTGCTCCCACCCCACCGGCTCCGGCCTGGGGGCGGTGCTCTTCGGTCCCCTGGTGATGGCCCCCATCGGGATCATCGTCCTCCTCTTCCAGGCCCTCCTCCTGGCCCATGGGGGGCTCACCACCCTGGGGGCCAATGTCTTCTCCATGGGCATCGTGGGGCCCTTCGTCTCCTATGGTCTCTTCAAGGGGGTGCAGCGGATCGGGCTCCCCATCTGGCTCGCGGTCTTCCTGGCTGCCTGCCTGGGCGACCTGGCCACCTACCTCACCACCTCCCTCCAGCTGGCCCTGGCCTTTCCGGCCGCCCATGGCGGCGTGCTGACTTCCTTTCTGAAGTTCGGCGGGATCTTCGCCTTCACCCAGATTCCCCTGGCCATCAGTGAGGGTTTCCTTACGGTGATCGTCTTCAACCTGCTGGCCAAGTACCATGCCCACACCTTCCAGGACATGGGGCTCCTGGGCAGGACCCGGAGGCTCTCATGA
- a CDS encoding precorrin-8X methylmutase, producing MNPLIHNLMANPMSGEDIERASFAAIDREAPVHGLDAGQWGVARRMVHTCADFSILQDLVFHAGAVEAGIAALRGGAPIYTDANMIRSGLSQARLKAVYPDYSPQDIRCHVADPEVAEEARRTGLPRSLFAIRKAKDRLHGGIVGIGNAPVALLELNRMIVEEGIRPALVIAMPVGFVHVVESKDEVLSLDVPVIALKGRRGGSPLVVATIHALAVQAKELK from the coding sequence ATGAATCCGCTGATCCACAACCTGATGGCCAACCCCATGAGCGGGGAGGACATCGAGCGGGCTTCCTTCGCCGCCATCGACCGCGAGGCTCCGGTCCACGGCCTTGATGCGGGGCAGTGGGGGGTGGCCCGGCGTATGGTCCACACCTGTGCGGACTTCTCGATCCTCCAGGATCTGGTCTTCCACGCCGGGGCCGTGGAGGCAGGCATCGCGGCCCTCAGGGGCGGCGCACCCATCTACACCGACGCCAACATGATCCGCTCTGGATTGAGCCAGGCGCGCCTGAAGGCCGTGTATCCCGATTACAGCCCCCAGGACATCCGCTGCCACGTGGCGGACCCCGAGGTGGCGGAGGAGGCCCGGCGCACCGGCCTGCCCCGCAGCCTCTTCGCCATCCGCAAGGCCAAGGACCGCCTCCATGGCGGCATCGTGGGCATCGGCAACGCCCCGGTGGCCTTGCTGGAGCTGAACCGCATGATCGTCGAGGAGGGGATCCGCCCCGCCCTGGTCATCGCCATGCCCGTGGGCTTCGTCCACGTGGTGGAGAGCAAGGACGAGGTTCTGAGTCTGGATGTGCCCGTTATCGCCCTCAAGGGCCGCCGCGGCGGTAGCCCCCTGGTGGTGGCCACGATTCACGCGCTGGCGGTGCAGGCGAAGGAGTTGAAGTGA
- the cobI gene encoding precorrin-2 C(20)-methyltransferase — MSLKPEKGHFYAVGVGPGAPDLITLRAARLIEGADVVVAPRSNRSEESLALRIAAAHIHQQEILEQVYPMVRDQEKTRAAWGEVADWILPRLGAGKSVVQITLGDPLIYSTSAYLLEALAAKLPAERLHIVPGISAMQAAAANFDLPLTLQEDRLTLMPATDLEAVSEALDRSETVALYKVGSGLPALRELLREKGLLDCARLAYAVEQEGRHQLFTDLDQVDASLGYMSAVLVHKARKPWIA, encoded by the coding sequence ATGAGTCTGAAACCCGAGAAGGGACACTTCTACGCCGTCGGGGTGGGGCCCGGAGCGCCCGACCTCATCACCCTGCGCGCCGCCCGTCTCATCGAGGGGGCGGACGTGGTGGTGGCTCCCCGCAGCAACCGCAGCGAGGAGAGCCTGGCCCTCAGGATCGCCGCCGCCCACATCCATCAGCAGGAGATCCTGGAGCAGGTCTACCCCATGGTCCGGGACCAGGAGAAGACCCGGGCCGCCTGGGGCGAGGTGGCGGACTGGATCCTGCCCCGGTTGGGAGCGGGGAAGTCGGTGGTCCAGATCACCCTGGGGGATCCCCTCATCTACAGCACCTCCGCCTACCTCCTGGAGGCCCTGGCGGCCAAGCTGCCCGCCGAGCGGCTCCACATCGTGCCCGGCATCAGTGCCATGCAGGCCGCCGCCGCCAACTTCGATCTGCCCCTCACCCTCCAGGAAGACCGGCTCACCCTCATGCCCGCCACGGACCTGGAGGCAGTGAGCGAGGCCTTGGACCGATCCGAGACGGTGGCCCTCTACAAGGTGGGCTCGGGGTTGCCCGCGCTGCGGGAGCTGCTGCGGGAGAAGGGGCTGCTGGACTGTGCCCGCCTGGCCTATGCCGTGGAGCAGGAGGGTCGCCATCAGCTCTTCACTGATCTGGACCAGGTGGATGCCAGTCTGGGCTACATGAGCGCCGTGCTGGTCCACAAGGCCCGCAAGCCCTGGATCGCCTGA
- the cobM gene encoding precorrin-4 C(11)-methyltransferase, translated as MKVWFVGAGPGDPELMTVKAQRLLQGAKVCVYAGSLVNPQVLEHLPADCERHDSAAMNLEQTTAVCADARKRGIDVIRLHSGDPSIYGAIREQMDELDALGIEYSVVPGVSAFQASAAALCAELTVPELSQTIVLSRTKGRTPMPEWQDLPQLAALRASLCLYLSAHKIAEVAAELIPFYGADCPAAVVHKASWPDEKVYKGTLATIGELTEGVNMTALILVGPALARGHAKSKLYDATFAHGFRNAD; from the coding sequence ATGAAGGTGTGGTTCGTCGGCGCGGGTCCCGGGGACCCCGAACTCATGACGGTGAAGGCTCAGCGGCTCCTGCAGGGAGCCAAGGTATGCGTCTATGCGGGGAGCCTGGTGAATCCCCAGGTGCTGGAGCATCTCCCGGCGGACTGCGAGCGCCACGACAGTGCGGCCATGAATCTGGAGCAGACCACGGCCGTCTGCGCCGATGCCCGGAAGCGGGGCATCGATGTGATCCGCCTGCACAGTGGCGACCCCAGCATCTACGGGGCCATCCGGGAGCAGATGGACGAGCTGGATGCCTTGGGCATCGAGTATTCCGTGGTGCCCGGCGTCAGCGCCTTCCAGGCCAGCGCCGCCGCCCTCTGTGCTGAATTGACGGTGCCCGAGCTGAGCCAGACCATCGTACTGAGCCGCACCAAGGGCCGCACCCCCATGCCCGAGTGGCAGGATCTGCCTCAGCTGGCGGCCCTCCGGGCCTCCCTCTGTCTTTACCTCTCCGCCCACAAGATCGCTGAGGTGGCCGCCGAGCTCATCCCCTTCTACGGGGCCGACTGCCCCGCGGCGGTGGTCCACAAAGCCTCATGGCCCGACGAGAAGGTCTACAAGGGGACCCTGGCCACCATCGGAGAGCTGACCGAGGGCGTGAACATGACGGCCCTCATCCTGGTGGGGCCCGCCCTGGCCCGGGGGCACGCCAAGTCGAAGCTCTACGACGCCACCTTCGCCCATGGATTCCGGAATGCCGACTGA
- the cobK gene encoding precorrin-6A reductase yields MILLLGGTSETGPLARVLRQRGREVLVSTATDAPLELPEGVRRRWGRLDAEGLVGLCRQEGIRVLVDAGHPFAVELHASVREAADLTGLPLLRYGRAATPVDAPWVHWAADHESAARLACSFGKTILLTTGSRHLTPYVQAAEAAEVQLFARVLDHPESLRSCEAAGLHPSRILALRGPFDLTTHLAHLHQTGAGVLVSKDSGEAGGVGLKLEASRQAAAELVLVRRPPESGESLDLGTLLQRLDCVGRS; encoded by the coding sequence GTGATCCTCCTTCTGGGCGGCACCTCCGAGACCGGGCCCCTGGCTCGGGTCCTGCGGCAGCGCGGGAGGGAGGTGCTGGTCTCCACCGCCACGGACGCTCCCCTGGAACTGCCTGAGGGGGTGCGCCGGCGCTGGGGTCGCCTGGATGCTGAGGGCCTGGTGGGGCTCTGCCGGCAGGAGGGGATCCGGGTCCTGGTGGACGCGGGTCACCCCTTCGCCGTGGAACTTCACGCCAGCGTCCGGGAGGCGGCCGATCTCACCGGGCTCCCCTTGCTGCGCTATGGACGGGCGGCCACCCCGGTGGACGCTCCATGGGTCCATTGGGCGGCTGATCATGAAAGCGCCGCCCGTCTGGCCTGTTCCTTCGGCAAGACCATCCTTCTCACCACCGGAAGCCGCCATCTGACCCCCTACGTCCAGGCGGCCGAGGCTGCTGAGGTCCAACTCTTCGCCCGGGTGCTGGATCACCCGGAGAGCCTCCGGAGCTGTGAGGCGGCTGGTCTGCACCCTTCTCGGATTCTTGCCCTGCGGGGTCCCTTCGATCTGACGACCCACCTCGCCCACCTCCACCAGACCGGCGCCGGGGTGCTGGTGAGCAAGGACAGTGGTGAGGCCGGCGGGGTGGGCCTCAAGCTGGAGGCCTCCCGTCAGGCGGCTGCCGAGCTGGTCCTGGTGCGCCGCCCCCCTGAATCGGGAGAGTCCCTGGATCTCGGGACCTTGTTGCAACGCCTCGATTGCGTGGGAAGGAGCTAG
- the cbiQ gene encoding cobalt ECF transporter T component CbiQ — MILDDLAYANRLRGAHPAEKAGLAALCMLASLLARCPWVPLLGVALCSFWALALARIPLRSWARICALPLGFLVLGGFSLALEFRGGRLTLDPDGLRTALRVTARSLGCTSAMLLLAATTPLTDLIQLLRLLRTPPLVLEMLTISYRALFILLDTSGQMYRAQASRLGYSSFRLSLRSLGHLVSQLFSRALLRAELAWRALLSRGYGESLCVLPPSYRIAPGRATAAGVLGVALLGLAILLPGGRP; from the coding sequence ATGATCCTGGACGATCTGGCCTACGCCAACCGACTGAGGGGAGCCCACCCAGCGGAGAAGGCCGGACTGGCGGCGCTCTGCATGCTCGCCTCACTCCTGGCCCGGTGTCCCTGGGTGCCCCTCCTGGGGGTGGCCCTCTGCAGCTTCTGGGCCCTGGCCCTGGCCAGGATCCCCCTGCGGAGCTGGGCGAGGATCTGTGCGCTCCCCCTGGGCTTCCTGGTGCTGGGGGGATTCAGCCTGGCTTTGGAGTTCCGGGGGGGGCGGCTCACCCTGGACCCTGATGGGCTCCGGACGGCGCTCCGGGTCACGGCCCGCTCCCTGGGCTGCACCTCGGCCATGCTCCTCCTGGCGGCCACCACGCCCCTGACGGACCTGATCCAGCTGCTGAGGCTCCTGCGGACTCCCCCCCTCGTTCTCGAGATGCTCACCATCAGCTACCGGGCCCTCTTCATCCTCCTGGACACCTCGGGGCAGATGTACCGGGCCCAGGCCTCCCGGCTCGGCTACAGCAGCTTCCGGCTCTCCCTCCGCTCCCTGGGGCACTTGGTGAGCCAGCTCTTCAGCCGGGCCCTGCTGCGGGCGGAACTGGCCTGGCGGGCCCTGCTCTCCCGGGGCTACGGGGAGAGCCTTTGTGTCTTGCCGCCCTCCTATCGCATCGCCCCCGGGAGGGCCACTGCTGCGGGAGTGCTGGGGGTGGCCCTCCTGGGGCTCGCGATTCTGCTCCCCGGGGGCCGCCCATGA